GGGTTTGGGGCTTGAGTTTTTAAGACACATAGAAAGAACTTCTTTTTTACTTTTTGTACTTGATCCATTAAGAGATATGAGTTTAAAAGAACAATTTTGCATTTTAAGAAAAGAATTGGAAAAATTTTCAAGCAAACTTTATGTAAGAAATTTTGGCTTAATGCTTTCAAAAAGCGATAGTGTAAATTTGGGTGAGGAATTTGCAAAAAAAATAGAAGATGATTATAATGAACTAAAAGCTTATTTACAAAGTCAAAATAATCCACAAAGTTTTTTCATCAAGGTTTCAAGCCTTGAAAAAACAGGTTTAAAAGAGCTTAAATTTATGCTTTTAGAAGAAGTTAAAAAAATTAGAAATCAAAATAGCCTTTGATGAGTGAAAATTTAACTATAGATTTTATCCAAGAATATATCAAGTCTCATTTTAAAGGTTTGGTGTATAAATTTACCTATCAAGAACATAGCTTTTTTTATAATCTTGATAGGGTTTTAAAAAACGGAGTTTATTTTTGTACTATTAAAGAAAATGATGGCATAAATGATCAAGCTTCAAATTTAAATAGAGAGGGTGTGTTTCGTCTAAGTTGCTCTCTTTGTGACCAAGATTACCAAAATCTTTTTGGACAAAAACCTAAAAAAGCTTTAAAGGGTAAGGTTGATAGTTTAAATTATGATTTTTCTATGCTTGATTTTATCATGTCTCATTCAATTTATGCTTATATGGGATATATTTGTATCAACAACCCTTCTAGAAAAAATTTTGAAATTTTCAAAGATCATCTTGAGCTTTCATATCAAAAAGCTATAAAAACTTATCAAAAAAGGATAGTGGTATTATGAAAAATATCATTTTTATGGGAACTCCATCTTATGCAACTTGTATTTTAAAAGAGCTTGTCGATAAAGGATTTAATGTCCAAGCCTTATTTACTCAACCTGATAAACCTGTGGGAAGAAAGCAAATTTTAACTCCAAGTGATACTAAAAAATTTGTTTTAGAAAATAATTTAAATATAGAAATTTTCACTCCAAAAAGCTTAAAAGATGAAAATATAATCAATGGAATAAAAAGCTTAAAACCTGATTTTATAGTTGTTGCTGCTTATGGGAAGATTTTACCAAAAGAAATTTTAGATATTGCTCCCTGTATCAATTTGCACGCTTCCTTGCTTCCTAAATATCGTGGTGCTTCACCTATACAAAGCGCTATTTTAAATGGGGATAAAATAAGTGGGGTTTGTACTATGCTTATGGAAGAAGGGCTTGATAGTGGTGCTATTTTAGAAAACATAGAATGTGATATAGAAGGTAAAAATTCAACAGAAGTTTTTACCATGCTTTCAAATTTAGCAGCCAAACTTACTATTTCTACACTTTTGAATTTTGAAAAAATTATCCCAAAAAAACAAGATGAAAGTTTAGTTACACATTGTAAAAAAATCAAAAAAGAAAATGGGTTGATTAATTTGGATAATGCAAATGAAATTTATCAAAAATTTTTAGCTTTTACACCTTGGCCTGGAATTTTTTTAGAAAATGGTATGAAATTTTTAGATATAGAATTAATCGATGGTGAAAAAACTCAAAAATCAGGTGTGATTTTACAAGTAGAAAAGGAAGGTTTTTTGCTTTCATGTACAAAAGGTATTTTAAGGATTAAAACTTTACAAGAAAGTGGAAAAAAAGCTTTAGATGCTAAGACTTATTTGAATGGAAAAAGGTTAAAACTTGGAGATAGTTTATTTTGATGAACTTGAATCAACTCAAGTTTATTTAAGTGATAAAATTCGCAGCGGAGAAATTACTAACAATACAGCCATTTGCGCTTTTATACAAAGTGCTGGTATAGGTAGTAGGGATAATACTTGGCAAAGTAAGCAAGGAAATTTGCATGTATCTTTTTGCATAAAAACTCAAGAATTAACGCAAGATCTTCCTTTGGCTTCTGCTAGTATATACTTTGCATTTTTAATGAAAGAAGTATTACAAAGAAAAAATTCGAAAGTGTGGATTAAATGGCCTAATGATTTTTACATAGAAGATAAAAAAATAGGTGGCCTGATGAGTTCTAAAATCAATGATTTTTTGGTTGTAGGAATGGGGATTAATCTTAAATATGCTCCATTTAATGCTGAAATTTTAGACATAGAAGTAGATATAGCAAAACTTTTAAATGAGTATTTTTCTTATGTAGATGAGAAAATTTTATGGAAGAATATTTTTAGCAAGTATATGCTAGAATTTGAAAAATCAAGAAATTTTTTTATACATAATGAAGGTAAGATTTTATCTTTAAAAGATGCTTTGTTGTATAAAGATGGTTCTATATTGTTAGATAATAAAAGGATATATAGTTTAAGATGAGTGAGATAATAACTATTGCAAATCAAAAAGGTGGAGTGGGTAAAACTACTACCGCTATTAATCTAGCGGCTTCTTTGGCAGTAGCTGAAAAAAAGGTTCTTTTAATAGATATTGATCCACAAGCTAATGCTACAACAGGACTTGGTTTTAATAGAAGTAATTATGAATATAATATTTATCATGTTTTTATAGGTAGGAAAAAACTTTCTGAAATTATTTTAAAAACTGAGCTTCCACAATTATACTTAGCCCCATCAAATATTTCTTTGGTTGGAATTGAGCAAGAAGTAGTAAAAGAAAGCGGAGAATATAGAACGATTTTAAGGGAAAAAATCAAAGAAATTGCCAAAGATTATGATTTTATTATCATCGACTCACCTCCTGCGCTTGGAAGCATTACAGTAAATGCTTTTGCAGCAAGTGATAGTGTTATTATCCCTATACAATGTGAGTTTTATGCGCTTGAGGGTGTTGCGATGGTTTTAAACACTATTAAATTTGTGAAAAAAACTATCAATCCAAAACTAAAAATAAAAGGCTTTTTGCCGACTATGTATAGCTCACAAAATAATCTTTCAAAAGATACTGTAGAGGATTTAAAGCAAAATTTCAAACAAAAGCTATTTAGAACAGGTGATAATGAAGATGATTTCATCATCATACCAAGAAATGTAAAACTTGCTGAAAGTCCAAGCTATGGAAAACCTATTATACTTTATGATATAAAATCTCCAGGTTCAGTGGCATATCAAAATTTAGCACATTCTATATTAGGATAAAAAATGGCAAAAAAAAGTGCATTAGGAAGAGGTTTAAGCAGTATTTTGGCTGATATTGATGAAGCTTATGAAAAAGAATTAGGTTCTAATGAAGGTAGAATAGAAGAAATTGATATAGATTTAATTAGCCCAAACCCTTATCAGCCAAGAAAAAATTTTGATATCCAAGCTTTAGAAGAACTTGCAGGTTCTATTAAAGAATATGGTTTGATTCAGCCTGTTGTGGTTTTTAAAAAAGATGAATTTAATTATATTTTAATAGCAGGTGAGAGAAGATTTAGAGCATGTAAGCTTTTAGAGAAAGAACAGATTAAAGTTGTAGTTTTAAATGTAGATGATATAAAATTACGTGAGCTTGCTTTAATAGAAAACATTCAAAGAGAGAATCTAAATCCTATAGAATTAGCACATTCTTACAAAGAATTGCTAGAAATTCATGATATCACTCAAGAAAAATTAGCAGATCTTATCCATAAATCAAGACCTCAAATTGCCAATACCTTAAGACTTTTAAATTTAAATGAGCAAACACAAAATCTCATTATAGAAGGTAAAATTTCACAAGGGCATGCAAAAGTTTTAGTGGGACTTGAAAAAGAAGAAGAAAAAATGATAGTTGATACTATTATAGGGCAAAAACTCAATGTAAGAGATACCGAAAAATTAATTAAAAATTTTAAAAATATAAATCAATTAGAAAAAAATACAACTTCAAATAAACAATATCAATCTATAATAAATTTAAAAGAAAAAATTGAATCTTTAGGTTTAAAAGTAAATACTAAAGATTTAAAAATTACTATAAATTTTGAAAACGAAGATGAGGTTAGAGAATTTCTAAAGATGTTAAATTAAATATGTTTTTAGGTATATTTTGCTATAATTTCGAGTTCTATTTAGATTTATTTAGGAGTATTAATGTTTAATGATGTACATTTTTCCATCATGATAGCCACCGGTGTCATTTTTTTGCTTATGATAGCGATTTTAAATTCTATGCTCTATAAACCTTTGATTAAATTTATGGATTCTAGAGATTTAACCATAAAAAATGATGAAGAAAAAATGAAAAAAAATTCCGACGATGTTTCAAATGTGGAAAATGAGTTGGAAAAAATTCATATCCAAACAAGAGATGAAATCAGTCAAATCAAAGCAAAAGCTATAGAAGAAGCTAAATTAAAACAAGAAAAAGAATTATCAACAAGAAAAAGAGAATTAGAAGATCAAATGCTTGTTTTTCTTAAAAGTCTAAAAGAGAAAGAAAAAGAGTTAAAAGAAGAAATGCGTTTAAAAATGCCAGAATTTAAACAAAGCTTTAAAGATAGCTTGAGTAAAATTTAAGGAAGATAAATGTTAAAAAAAATTACATTATTATCAATACTTCCTTTTTATGCTTTTGCAGCAGGTAATGGAAGTGGTGAGTATGATATTATTCCAAGAGCGGTTAATTTTGTTTTATTTGCTGCTATTTTGTATTATTTCATAGCAACACCTTTGAAAAATTTCTATAATGGTAGAATTGCAAAGATTGCGTCTAGAATGAATGAAATTCAAGAAAAACTTATTGCAAGTAAAAATCATAAATTAGAAATGATGAAAAAATTAGATTTAGCCAAACAAGAAGCTGTTAATGCAGTTGCTCTTGCAAAAAAAGAAGCAGAAATTATTACTGAAAAAATCGAGAATGAAACAAAAATGGAAATTAAAGTTCTAGAGAAAACTTACGAAGAGCACAAAGAATATGAAATAAGAAAAATGGAAAAAGAAGTTGTACAAGCAGTTTTAGAAGAAATTTTTGAAGATCAAAATTTACAGCTACAACAAAAAGAAATTTTAAATATCATGATGAAAAAGGTGTCTTGATGGAAAAAGTAATTGCTAAAACATATGCAAAGGCAATATTAGAAAGAAATGATTTTGAAAATTTTTATTCTAATTTGTTAGAGTTAAGTTCAGCTTTTGTATCTAATAAATTTATAGATATTTTAAATTCATACGAAATAAAACAAGACAAAAAACTAGAATTAATACTTTCATTATTGGATAATCCAAGTGATGCTTTTAAAAATTTTATAAATTTAATTGTGGATAATAAAAGAGAAATGTTAATTCCAGAAATCATTAAAGAATTAAGTGAACAAAAAGCATCAAAAGAAAATACATTTTTAGGACAAGTTTATTCAAAAGAAAAATTAAGCGAAGAAGAAATTAAAAATTTAGAGGAAAAACTTAGTCTTAAATTTAATGCAAAAATTAGATTAGATAGTAAAATAAGTGATAATGACAGTGTAAAAATTAGCTTAGATGGACTTGGATATGAAATTTCATTTTCAATGCAAAGCTTAAAAGCTAAGATGAATGAATATATATTAAAAGCAATTTAAGGAGATTTGATGAAATTTAAAGCAGATGAAATTAGTTCTATTATAAAAGAAAGAATTGAAAAATTTGACTTTAATCTTGAAATAGAAGAAACCGGTAAAATTATTTCAGTTGCCGATGGTGTTGCTAAGGTATATGGCCTTAAAAATGCTATGGCTGGAGAGATGGTTGAATTTGAAAATGGCGAAAAAGGAATGGTTCTTAACCTTGAAGAATCAAGTGTTGGTATTGTTATCTTAGGTAAAGGACTTGGACTTAAAGAAGGAAGTTCTGTAAAAAGATTAAAAAAACTTTTAAAAGTTCCAGTTGGAGATGCGTTGATAGGACGTGTTGTAAATGCCTTAGGTGAGCCAATTGATGCTAAAGGCGTTATTGAAGCGAGCGAATATCGTTTTGTAGAAGAAAAAGCAAAAGGTATTATGGCTAGAAAAAGCGTTCATGAGCCATTGCACACAGGTATTAAGGCGATTGATGCTCTAGTTCCAATTGGTAGAGGACAAAGAGAATTAATCATTGGTGATAGACAAACAGGTAAAACAACTGTGGCAATCGATACAATTATTAGTCAAAAAGGTAAAGATGTTATTTGTATTTATGTTGCAATTGGTCAAAAACAAAGTACTGTAGCTCAAGTAGTTAAAAAGCTTGAAGAATATGGTGCAATGGATTATACTATAGTGGTGAATGCGGGTGCATCAGATCCTGCTGCATTACAGTATCTTGCACCATATACTGGGGTAACTATGGGTGAATATTTTAGAGATAATTCAAGACATGCATTGATTGTTTATGATGATTTAAGTAAACATGCTGTTGCATATCGTGAAATGTCTTTGATTTTACGTCGTCCTCCAGGTCGTGAGGCTTATCCAGGAGATGTGTTCTATCTGCATTCAAGATTGCTTGAAAGAGCAAGTAAATTAAGCGATGAGCTTGGCGCGGGAAGCTTGACTGCGCTTCCTATTATTGAAACTCAAGCAGGGGATGTTTCAGCTTATATTCCAACCAATGTTATTTCAATTACAGATGGTCAAATTTTCTTAGAAACAGATTTATTTAACTCAGGTATTCGCCCTGCGATTAATGTTGGTTTATCTGTATCTCGTGTTGGTGGTGCTGCACAAATTAAAGCAACAAAACAAGTTTCAGGTACATTAAGACTTGATTTAGCTCAGTATAGAGAATTGCAAGCTTTTGCACAATTTGCAAGTGATTTGGATGAAGCTAGTAGAAAACAACTTGAGCGTGGACAAAGAATGGTTGAAGTTTTAAAGCAACCTCCATATTCTCCACTTTCACCAGAAAATCAAGTTGTGATTATTTTTGCGGGTACTAAAGGTTATTTAGATGATGTTGCAGTTTCGAAAATCGGAGAATTTGAAGCAGCTTTATACCCATTTATTGAGGCTAAATATCCAGAAATTTTTGAGCAAATTAGAACTAAAAAAGCTTTAGATAAAGATTTAGAAGAAAAACTAGCTAAAGCATTGAGTGAGTTTAAAGCAAACCATATATAAGGTTTTTAAATGTCTAATTTAAAAGAAATTAAAAGAAAAATAAAAAGTGTTCACAATACACAAAAGACAACCAATGCGATGAAGCTTGTCTCTACTGCTAAATTAAGAAAAGCAGAAGAGGCAGCTAAAAAATCAAAGGTTTTTGCTCAAAAAATCGATGAAGTTTTATCAGAAATTGCATTCAAGATCAATCAATACGAAGGGCTTGATGACAAACTTCCATTTTTCAGAAAAAAAGATAATATAGAAAAAATGGATATTATTTTTGTCACAGCCGATAAGGGTTTGTGTGGTGGATTTAATATTAAAACCATTAAAGCCGTAAATGAAATGCTTGAAGATTGCAAAACAAAAAAAATCAAAGTAAGATTAAGAGCTATTGGTAAAACAGGTATAGAATATTTTAATTTTCAAAATATAGAAATTTTGGAAAAATATTTAGATACAAGTTCAAGTCCAGATTATGATAAGGCTTGTGCTATTATCCAAAAAGCTGTTGATGATTTTGTAAATGGCGTGACAGATAAAATTGTAATCATTCATAATGGTTATAAAAATATGATTTCTCAAGAAATTCGTATTAATGAGTTGTTGCCAGTAGAAGCTATTGTTGGTAAAGAAGAAGAAAAGTCTGAATCTTTAATGGATTTAGAGCCAGAAGATGAAGAAATTTTAAATGATTTGTTAAAAACTTATTTTGAATATAACATGTATTTTTCTTTGGTTGATTCTTTAGCAGCTGAACATAGTGCTAGAATGCAAGCCATGGATAATGCAACCAATAATGCAAAAGCTAGAGTTAAGCAACTTAATCTAGCTTATAATAAAGCAAGACAAGAATCTATTACCACCGAACTGATAGAAATCATCAGCGGTGTTGAGTCAATGAAATAAATTTAGGAGTGATGATGCAAGGTTTTATTTCTCAAGTTTTAGGACCAGTGGTTGATGTTGAATTTAAAGACTATCTTCCACAAATTAATGAAGCTATTATTGTTAATTATGAATTAGAAGGAAAAGAATGCAAGCTAGTTCTTGAAGTAGCTGCACATTTAGGTGATAATAAAGTAAGAACCATCGCTATGGATATGACAGATGGTCTTGTTAGAGGTTTAACAGCTGTTGCAACTGGAAATCCAATTAGCGTTCCAGTAGGCGAAAAAGTTCTTGGAAGAATTTTTAATGTAACGGGTGATTTGATTGATGAGGGCGAAGAAATCAATTTTGATAAACACTGGTCAATTCATAGAGATCCACCTCCATTTGAAGAGCAAAGTACAAAAAGTGAAATCTTTGAAACAGGTATAAAGGTTGTTGATTTGCTAGCTCCTTATGCCAAGGGTGGTAAAGTTGGTCTTTTTGGTGGTGCAGGTGTTGGCAAAACCGTTATTATCATGGAATTAATTCACAATGTTGCATTTAAACACAGCGGATATTCGGTTTTTGCAGGTGTTGGTGAAAGAACTCGTGAGGGCAATGACCTTTATAATGAAATGAAAGAAAGTAATGTATTGGATAAAGTTGCATTGTGCTATGGTCAAATGAATGAACCACCAGGGGCAAGAAATCGTATCGCGTTAACAGGTCTTACTATGGCTGAGTATTTTAGAGATGAAATGGGACTTGATGTTTTAATGTTTATTGATAATATTTTTAGATTTTCTCAATCAGGTTCAGAAATGTCAGCGCTTTTAGGAAGAATTCCTTCAGCTGTTGGTTATCAACCAACCCTAGCTAGTGAAATGGGTAAGTTCCAAGAAAGAATTACTTCAACCAAAAAAGGATCTATTACTTCAGTTCAAGCAGTTTATGTGCCAGCAGATGACTTAACAGACCCTGCACCAGCAACAGTTTTTGCGCACTTAGATGCAACAACAGTTTTAAATAGATCAATTGCTGAAAAAGGTATTTATCCAGCTGTTGATCCACTTGATTCTACTTCAAGAATGCTTGATCCACAGATTATTGGTGAAGAGCACTATAAAGTAGCACGTGGAGTACAATCAGTATTACAAAAATATAAAGATTTACAAGATATTATTGCTATTTTGGGTATGGATGAGTTAAGTGAAGAAGATAAATTGATTGTTGAAAGAGCAAGAAAAATTGAAAAATTCCTATCTCAACCATTCTTCGTTGCTGAAGTTTTCACAGGCAGCCCTGGAAAATATATCAGCTTAGAAGATACAATTGCAGGATTTAAAGGTATTTTAGAAGGTAAATACGATGATTTACCAGAAAATGCTTTTTATATGGTTGGTAATATAGATGAAGCTATAGCAAAAGCTGAAACACTTAAAGAAGTTAGCAGAAAAGACGTTTGTTTAGATAATTGTAAAGTGGATAAGGCTAAAAAAGGTTAATTTATGCAAGATTTAATATCTTTAGAAATCATTACACCCCTTGGCATGATTTATCAAGGGGATGCAAGATTGGTAGTTCTTCCTGGAAGTGAAGGTGAATTTGGTGTTTTAAAAGGACATGCATCTTTAATCTCTTCTTTAAAAGCAGGAATTATAGATATAGAAAAATCAGATTCAACTCATGAATTAGTTGCTATTGATTCA
This genomic stretch from Campylobacter lari subsp. concheus harbors:
- a CDS encoding DUF6194 family protein; this translates as MSENLTIDFIQEYIKSHFKGLVYKFTYQEHSFFYNLDRVLKNGVYFCTIKENDGINDQASNLNREGVFRLSCSLCDQDYQNLFGQKPKKALKGKVDSLNYDFSMLDFIMSHSIYAYMGYICINNPSRKNFEIFKDHLELSYQKAIKTYQKRIVVL
- the fmt gene encoding methionyl-tRNA formyltransferase, with the translated sequence MKNIIFMGTPSYATCILKELVDKGFNVQALFTQPDKPVGRKQILTPSDTKKFVLENNLNIEIFTPKSLKDENIINGIKSLKPDFIVVAAYGKILPKEILDIAPCINLHASLLPKYRGASPIQSAILNGDKISGVCTMLMEEGLDSGAILENIECDIEGKNSTEVFTMLSNLAAKLTISTLLNFEKIIPKKQDESLVTHCKKIKKENGLINLDNANEIYQKFLAFTPWPGIFLENGMKFLDIELIDGEKTQKSGVILQVEKEGFLLSCTKGILRIKTLQESGKKALDAKTYLNGKRLKLGDSLF
- a CDS encoding biotin--[acetyl-CoA-carboxylase] ligase; this translates as MEIVYFDELESTQVYLSDKIRSGEITNNTAICAFIQSAGIGSRDNTWQSKQGNLHVSFCIKTQELTQDLPLASASIYFAFLMKEVLQRKNSKVWIKWPNDFYIEDKKIGGLMSSKINDFLVVGMGINLKYAPFNAEILDIEVDIAKLLNEYFSYVDEKILWKNIFSKYMLEFEKSRNFFIHNEGKILSLKDALLYKDGSILLDNKRIYSLR
- a CDS encoding ParA family protein; translation: MSEIITIANQKGGVGKTTTAINLAASLAVAEKKVLLIDIDPQANATTGLGFNRSNYEYNIYHVFIGRKKLSEIILKTELPQLYLAPSNISLVGIEQEVVKESGEYRTILREKIKEIAKDYDFIIIDSPPALGSITVNAFAASDSVIIPIQCEFYALEGVAMVLNTIKFVKKTINPKLKIKGFLPTMYSSQNNLSKDTVEDLKQNFKQKLFRTGDNEDDFIIIPRNVKLAESPSYGKPIILYDIKSPGSVAYQNLAHSILG
- a CDS encoding ParB/RepB/Spo0J family partition protein, with protein sequence MAKKSALGRGLSSILADIDEAYEKELGSNEGRIEEIDIDLISPNPYQPRKNFDIQALEELAGSIKEYGLIQPVVVFKKDEFNYILIAGERRFRACKLLEKEQIKVVVLNVDDIKLRELALIENIQRENLNPIELAHSYKELLEIHDITQEKLADLIHKSRPQIANTLRLLNLNEQTQNLIIEGKISQGHAKVLVGLEKEEEKMIVDTIIGQKLNVRDTEKLIKNFKNINQLEKNTTSNKQYQSIINLKEKIESLGLKVNTKDLKITINFENEDEVREFLKMLN
- a CDS encoding FoF1 ATP synthase subunit B' — encoded protein: MFNDVHFSIMIATGVIFLLMIAILNSMLYKPLIKFMDSRDLTIKNDEEKMKKNSDDVSNVENELEKIHIQTRDEISQIKAKAIEEAKLKQEKELSTRKRELEDQMLVFLKSLKEKEKELKEEMRLKMPEFKQSFKDSLSKI
- a CDS encoding F0F1 ATP synthase subunit B, with translation MLKKITLLSILPFYAFAAGNGSGEYDIIPRAVNFVLFAAILYYFIATPLKNFYNGRIAKIASRMNEIQEKLIASKNHKLEMMKKLDLAKQEAVNAVALAKKEAEIITEKIENETKMEIKVLEKTYEEHKEYEIRKMEKEVVQAVLEEIFEDQNLQLQQKEILNIMMKKVS
- a CDS encoding F0F1 ATP synthase subunit delta translates to MEKVIAKTYAKAILERNDFENFYSNLLELSSAFVSNKFIDILNSYEIKQDKKLELILSLLDNPSDAFKNFINLIVDNKREMLIPEIIKELSEQKASKENTFLGQVYSKEKLSEEEIKNLEEKLSLKFNAKIRLDSKISDNDSVKISLDGLGYEISFSMQSLKAKMNEYILKAI
- the atpA gene encoding F0F1 ATP synthase subunit alpha, whose translation is MKFKADEISSIIKERIEKFDFNLEIEETGKIISVADGVAKVYGLKNAMAGEMVEFENGEKGMVLNLEESSVGIVILGKGLGLKEGSSVKRLKKLLKVPVGDALIGRVVNALGEPIDAKGVIEASEYRFVEEKAKGIMARKSVHEPLHTGIKAIDALVPIGRGQRELIIGDRQTGKTTVAIDTIISQKGKDVICIYVAIGQKQSTVAQVVKKLEEYGAMDYTIVVNAGASDPAALQYLAPYTGVTMGEYFRDNSRHALIVYDDLSKHAVAYREMSLILRRPPGREAYPGDVFYLHSRLLERASKLSDELGAGSLTALPIIETQAGDVSAYIPTNVISITDGQIFLETDLFNSGIRPAINVGLSVSRVGGAAQIKATKQVSGTLRLDLAQYRELQAFAQFASDLDEASRKQLERGQRMVEVLKQPPYSPLSPENQVVIIFAGTKGYLDDVAVSKIGEFEAALYPFIEAKYPEIFEQIRTKKALDKDLEEKLAKALSEFKANHI
- the atpG gene encoding ATP synthase F1 subunit gamma; its protein translation is MSNLKEIKRKIKSVHNTQKTTNAMKLVSTAKLRKAEEAAKKSKVFAQKIDEVLSEIAFKINQYEGLDDKLPFFRKKDNIEKMDIIFVTADKGLCGGFNIKTIKAVNEMLEDCKTKKIKVRLRAIGKTGIEYFNFQNIEILEKYLDTSSSPDYDKACAIIQKAVDDFVNGVTDKIVIIHNGYKNMISQEIRINELLPVEAIVGKEEEKSESLMDLEPEDEEILNDLLKTYFEYNMYFSLVDSLAAEHSARMQAMDNATNNAKARVKQLNLAYNKARQESITTELIEIISGVESMK
- the atpD gene encoding F0F1 ATP synthase subunit beta; this encodes MQGFISQVLGPVVDVEFKDYLPQINEAIIVNYELEGKECKLVLEVAAHLGDNKVRTIAMDMTDGLVRGLTAVATGNPISVPVGEKVLGRIFNVTGDLIDEGEEINFDKHWSIHRDPPPFEEQSTKSEIFETGIKVVDLLAPYAKGGKVGLFGGAGVGKTVIIMELIHNVAFKHSGYSVFAGVGERTREGNDLYNEMKESNVLDKVALCYGQMNEPPGARNRIALTGLTMAEYFRDEMGLDVLMFIDNIFRFSQSGSEMSALLGRIPSAVGYQPTLASEMGKFQERITSTKKGSITSVQAVYVPADDLTDPAPATVFAHLDATTVLNRSIAEKGIYPAVDPLDSTSRMLDPQIIGEEHYKVARGVQSVLQKYKDLQDIIAILGMDELSEEDKLIVERARKIEKFLSQPFFVAEVFTGSPGKYISLEDTIAGFKGILEGKYDDLPENAFYMVGNIDEAIAKAETLKEVSRKDVCLDNCKVDKAKKG
- the atpC gene encoding ATP synthase F1 subunit epsilon, yielding MQDLISLEIITPLGMIYQGDARLVVLPGSEGEFGVLKGHASLISSLKAGIIDIEKSDSTHELVAIDSGHAKVSETKVSVLAKGAVWVGGNSDSEIAKRLEEAKDLIKSMSSDSIALASTFAKMDNNVRQK